One window from the genome of Bdellovibrio sp. NC01 encodes:
- a CDS encoding TonB-dependent siderophore receptor has product MKKHISILVFLFTIATSAQAQIQLMQLDITEKLPSSDITGLSEEAAKTLPLSTKQIPAAELQAKQIYHLSDVTKVEASTTDSYNATGYWDMLSIRGYTLDNRTNYLREGLPITAETFIALDNKEKVEILKGLGGMQAGASSPGGLVNYVVKRPTGKASQAITTGVSDSGNALIAADFESSLSLAQNIDYRINLAQEKLDPQLKDSKGERSLAAMAMDWRLPSSSLLEVEAEWSRHSQPSQAGFSLLGNKIPSVPDVNLNLNNQSWTQPVVFQGLTGTLKFTQALENDWSWSVIAGAQSLGTDDRLAYPFGCSAENNYDRYCSDGTYDMYDYRSENESRETQALKASVQGQFATADIAHQISFGVVGSHMKERYQNQAYNYAGVGNVNGTGVGIANPAQNDQATNRDSGTAEVFVTDSAKYENWQAWLGARVSYIDRSSVRTDGSRSIHYTQTFPLPWVAISYDFKSFIAYTSYGEGLESFVTPNKPAYSHPGEYLSDVRSRQYEVGVKGGELMQWSLAAFQITRPIVEDKEPNYEIDGDDEHRGLEASTSLNLSRWQVDVSAMALQATRKNSVLNTAANAHTPVNIPENAVRVNVVYQVPDVSGLSLNARVMHEGKRAIVADNTLMLPAWTRGDVGFSYVSKWFGKKTTLSFAVENVTDNSYWRESPTQYGHIYLYPGESRSLSLWLNAIL; this is encoded by the coding sequence ATGAAAAAACATATTTCTATTCTTGTATTCCTATTCACAATTGCAACGTCAGCGCAGGCGCAGATTCAACTGATGCAGTTGGATATTACTGAAAAATTGCCGTCGTCTGATATCACCGGACTTTCTGAAGAGGCCGCTAAGACTTTGCCGTTGTCGACAAAACAAATTCCCGCTGCGGAATTGCAAGCGAAGCAAATTTATCATTTGTCTGATGTCACGAAAGTCGAAGCTTCAACGACTGACAGCTACAATGCCACGGGGTATTGGGACATGCTTTCGATTCGTGGTTACACGCTTGATAATCGCACGAATTATTTGCGCGAAGGACTGCCAATCACGGCAGAAACTTTCATTGCTTTAGATAATAAAGAAAAAGTTGAAATCCTGAAAGGACTCGGCGGTATGCAGGCGGGGGCCAGCAGTCCTGGAGGATTAGTCAATTACGTCGTGAAAAGACCGACGGGCAAAGCTTCACAGGCGATCACAACGGGTGTGAGTGACAGTGGTAATGCATTGATCGCGGCAGATTTTGAGTCTTCGCTGTCGCTTGCGCAAAATATTGATTACCGCATAAATCTCGCTCAGGAAAAATTAGATCCGCAGTTGAAAGACTCCAAAGGGGAGCGCTCCTTGGCTGCGATGGCAATGGATTGGCGTTTGCCGTCATCCTCACTTCTGGAAGTGGAAGCTGAGTGGTCTCGTCACTCGCAGCCCAGTCAGGCGGGTTTTAGTTTGTTGGGAAATAAAATTCCGTCAGTCCCTGATGTGAATTTAAATTTGAACAATCAGTCGTGGACTCAACCCGTGGTGTTTCAAGGTTTAACGGGCACTTTGAAATTTACGCAAGCTTTGGAAAATGATTGGTCATGGTCGGTCATTGCCGGTGCGCAAAGTCTTGGAACCGATGATCGCTTGGCTTATCCCTTCGGTTGCTCGGCTGAGAATAATTACGATCGTTATTGTTCTGATGGCACCTACGATATGTATGATTATCGCAGCGAAAATGAAAGCCGCGAAACGCAAGCGTTGAAAGCTTCGGTGCAGGGACAGTTTGCAACAGCAGATATCGCTCACCAGATCAGTTTCGGTGTTGTCGGCAGTCACATGAAAGAACGCTATCAGAATCAGGCCTACAACTATGCAGGTGTTGGTAACGTCAACGGCACGGGTGTAGGAATCGCAAATCCCGCGCAAAATGATCAAGCAACGAATCGTGATTCGGGAACAGCGGAAGTATTCGTCACGGACTCTGCGAAGTATGAAAACTGGCAGGCGTGGTTAGGCGCACGTGTAAGTTATATTGATCGCAGCAGTGTGCGCACGGATGGCTCGCGCTCGATTCATTACACGCAAACATTCCCACTGCCATGGGTTGCGATCTCTTATGACTTCAAAAGTTTTATTGCTTACACCAGTTACGGGGAGGGTCTTGAATCTTTTGTGACTCCAAATAAGCCTGCGTATTCTCACCCGGGTGAATATTTAAGTGATGTGCGCAGTCGCCAATACGAAGTGGGAGTGAAGGGTGGCGAGTTGATGCAATGGTCGCTTGCGGCTTTTCAAATCACGCGTCCTATTGTTGAAGATAAAGAACCGAATTATGAAATTGATGGCGATGATGAACATCGCGGTCTTGAGGCAAGCACTTCGCTGAATTTAAGTCGTTGGCAAGTGGATGTTTCAGCGATGGCACTGCAAGCAACACGCAAGAACAGTGTTTTGAATACGGCTGCGAATGCGCACACGCCAGTAAACATTCCCGAAAACGCAGTTCGTGTGAACGTCGTTTATCAAGTACCTGATGTCAGTGGTCTAAGTCTAAATGCGCGTGTGATGCATGAAGGGAAGCGTGCGATTGTCGCTGATAACACTTTGATGTTGCCAGCGTGGACTCGCGGGGATGTGGGCTTTAGTTACGTAAGTAAATGGTTTGGCAAAAAGACGACGCTCAGTTTTGCGGTTGAAAATGTGACAGACAATTCCTACTGGCGAGAATCGCCAACGCAGTATGGGCACATTTATCTTTATCCTGGCGAATCGCGCAGCCTCAGTTTGTGGCTAAACGCGATTCTTTAG
- a CDS encoding MerR family transcriptional regulator, whose amino-acid sequence MTTTMTTVMMNNPMTDLDETVQEVVEEQMSFDNTELNLGDQHLEFVEETSEGSTANANDIVPVSIPAMLCDDKLLEEIKAIPDKMGFKIGDVAEILGIKQYVLRYWETEFEVLKPKKASNNQRMYTRKDVENALLIRKLLHRDRFSIEGARNAMKELKAHVRKEKDMTQVYTKIDHLNEAVDELVMDIRRVRQMFL is encoded by the coding sequence ATGACGACGACGATGACTACGGTGATGATGAATAATCCGATGACTGACTTGGATGAAACAGTTCAAGAAGTTGTTGAAGAGCAAATGAGTTTTGATAACACAGAACTTAATTTGGGCGATCAACATCTTGAATTCGTTGAAGAGACTTCTGAAGGCTCTACGGCAAACGCGAACGACATCGTTCCTGTTTCTATTCCAGCGATGCTTTGTGATGACAAACTTCTGGAGGAGATCAAAGCGATTCCAGATAAAATGGGTTTTAAAATTGGTGATGTTGCAGAAATTCTGGGCATCAAACAATACGTTCTTCGCTACTGGGAAACTGAGTTCGAAGTTCTAAAGCCTAAAAAAGCTTCTAACAACCAACGTATGTACACTCGTAAAGACGTGGAAAACGCGCTGTTGATCAGAAAGCTTTTGCACCGCGACCGCTTCTCTATCGAAGGCGCTCGCAACGCAATGAAAGAACTGAAAGCTCATGTCCGTAAAGAAAAAGACATGACTCAAGTTTACACTAAGATCGATCACTTGAATGAAGCGGTTGATGAACTCGTTATGGATATCCGCCGCGTTCGTCAGATGTTCTTGTAG
- a CDS encoding ammonium transporter — protein MATFSAGDTAWLLVASGLVLLMTPGLALFYGGMVSKRNMLSTMFQSFISMALISVLWVLVGFSLAFGNSLGFVGNPLTYLGFANVGYDVNPAFATTIPFALFALFQMKFAIITPALITGAFSERIRFKAYLYFAVFFCLFIYCPIAHWTWHPEGFLRKWGVLDFAGGTVVHITAGVAALASALLLKRKSENEHNPSQIPFVLTGTGLLWFGWFGFNGGSSLAANGQAVQAFLTTNTASAAAMLTWVFLDWHYRGKPSAMGACIGSVVGLVAITPAAGYVSVISSLAIGVIAPVVSYYVVRWRTRTNIDDTLDVFPCHGVGGMVGMLLTAVFAQEGGVITGSWKLLGMHVLALGIVTVYTFVVTSAGIWLIKRFTEPEISREVADLGLDLHQHGERAY, from the coding sequence ATGGCGACATTTTCTGCAGGGGATACGGCGTGGTTGTTGGTGGCTTCAGGATTGGTGTTGTTGATGACACCGGGGCTTGCCTTGTTTTACGGAGGCATGGTCAGTAAACGCAATATGCTATCGACCATGTTTCAAAGTTTTATCTCGATGGCGTTGATCAGTGTGTTGTGGGTGCTTGTTGGTTTCAGTCTTGCTTTTGGAAACAGTCTTGGCTTCGTCGGCAATCCTTTAACTTATTTAGGTTTTGCGAATGTCGGTTATGACGTGAATCCCGCGTTTGCAACGACCATTCCGTTTGCGTTGTTTGCACTTTTTCAAATGAAGTTTGCGATTATCACTCCGGCGTTGATCACGGGGGCTTTTTCAGAACGCATTCGTTTTAAAGCGTATTTGTATTTCGCGGTGTTTTTCTGTTTATTCATTTACTGTCCCATCGCGCATTGGACGTGGCATCCTGAGGGTTTTTTAAGAAAATGGGGAGTGCTGGATTTTGCCGGTGGAACTGTGGTGCATATCACGGCGGGTGTTGCCGCTCTTGCAAGTGCGCTTTTATTAAAACGCAAAAGTGAAAATGAACACAATCCCAGTCAGATTCCATTCGTGCTGACAGGGACGGGGCTCCTGTGGTTTGGGTGGTTTGGATTTAACGGTGGCTCGTCTTTAGCGGCCAATGGGCAAGCGGTGCAAGCGTTCTTAACAACGAACACGGCCTCGGCCGCTGCGATGTTAACTTGGGTCTTTCTTGATTGGCATTACCGCGGAAAACCGTCAGCGATGGGCGCTTGCATTGGCTCGGTCGTGGGTTTAGTCGCGATCACTCCTGCGGCGGGATACGTGTCAGTGATTTCAAGCTTAGCAATTGGTGTGATTGCACCTGTGGTCAGTTATTATGTCGTTCGCTGGCGCACACGCACAAACATTGATGACACTTTAGATGTGTTCCCATGTCATGGCGTGGGTGGCATGGTCGGAATGTTATTAACGGCTGTTTTCGCGCAAGAGGGTGGCGTTATCACGGGCTCGTGGAAACTTTTAGGAATGCACGTTTTAGCTTTGGGAATTGTTACGGTTTACACGTTTGTTGTGACGTCGGCGGGAATTTGGCTCATCAAAAGATTTACAGAGCCAGAAATCAGTCGCGAGGTCGCAGACCTCGGACTGGATCTTCATCAGCACGGTGAACGTGCTTATTGA
- a CDS encoding integration host factor subunit alpha, whose amino-acid sequence MTKADIVENVYQKIGFSKKEASELVELCFDTLKTVLQNGEKVKISGFGNFVVRGKNERIGRNPQTGEQIKISARRVLTFRPSQVLKAMLNGEEYAHLKDDDDDDDDDYGDDE is encoded by the coding sequence GTGACGAAGGCCGATATCGTCGAGAACGTGTATCAAAAGATCGGTTTCTCGAAGAAAGAAGCATCAGAGTTGGTTGAACTCTGCTTTGATACCTTGAAGACTGTTTTGCAAAACGGTGAAAAGGTTAAGATTTCTGGTTTTGGTAACTTCGTCGTTCGTGGCAAAAACGAACGTATCGGACGTAACCCACAAACTGGCGAACAAATCAAAATTTCTGCACGTCGTGTTCTCACTTTCAGACCGTCTCAAGTATTGAAGGCGATGCTGAATGGTGAAGAGTACGCTCACCTCAAGGATGATGACGATGACGACGACGATGACTACGGTGATGATGAATAA
- a CDS encoding helix-turn-helix transcriptional regulator, with amino-acid sequence MGLGKLAHFLREKRVSVKMTQAEVAEVLGYASPQFVSNWERGLSYPPIETLKELTKIYRADVHEVFEILLKASMEDLERDLRAKFFNDKKSRRSK; translated from the coding sequence ATGGGACTTGGAAAATTAGCTCACTTCCTAAGAGAAAAAAGAGTTAGCGTTAAGATGACTCAAGCCGAGGTTGCAGAAGTGTTAGGATATGCTTCGCCGCAATTCGTATCGAACTGGGAAAGAGGTCTTTCCTATCCGCCAATTGAGACGCTCAAAGAATTAACCAAAATCTATCGCGCCGATGTGCATGAAGTGTTTGAGATATTATTGAAAGCTTCCATGGAAGATCTTGAACGCGATCTGCGGGCCAAGTTTTTTAACGACAAAAAATCGCGCCGCTCGAAATAG